The Sphingopyxis fribergensis genome contains a region encoding:
- a CDS encoding CocE/NonD family hydrolase, translating into MLRLCSPLALFLAAFAAAPAAAQDLSKYTPEALENEIATLADSRIAVMVPMRHGVRLSTNIYTPKNPKGRLPVILWKTPYNEHKLRGPTQRYAIEAVRRGYVFIVQNERGRYFSEGKYEILGKPQTDGYDTLSWIAAQGWSNGKIGTLGCSSSAEWQLALAAQNHPAHAAMVPMAAGAGIGKVGRFQEQGNWYTGGVPRSLFFVWLYGVDNPVRAQLPADIDEATRARATLNNDLAATKPKVDWNKHIKHLPVDTLLSSLGEPRQTFDTLIARTPADPAWREGGLYHDDMGWGVPALWFNSWYDVSIGPNLELFNHARASTTDAEAAANQYAVIAPVTHCGYARLGKDTVVGERSMGDTSFDVDGAIFGWFDRWLKANKKAFPDSTPHVRYFAMGANQWRSNESWPPKGTKPLRLYLDSGGNANSLNGDGRLVAKAPGADTPDRFRYDPMNPVPTVGGGDCCNGGIVIPGAFDQRRVEIRDDVLVYSTEPLTEAIEVSGFVDALLNVSSSAPDTDFALKLVDVAPDGTAWIIGDTIFRARYREGFGKPAMMRPGEVYPIKPSPIATSIRFGVGHRIRIEVTSSNFPKFVRNLNTGGPNERESKGVVATNVVHHAPGRLSYVELPVVR; encoded by the coding sequence ATGTTGCGCTTATGCTCGCCGCTCGCTTTGTTTCTTGCCGCTTTCGCAGCGGCGCCCGCCGCCGCGCAGGACCTGTCGAAATACACGCCGGAAGCGCTGGAGAACGAAATCGCCACGCTCGCCGATTCGCGCATCGCGGTGATGGTGCCGATGCGCCACGGCGTTCGCCTGTCGACGAACATCTACACCCCGAAGAACCCCAAGGGCCGCCTGCCGGTGATCCTGTGGAAGACGCCCTATAATGAGCACAAGCTGCGCGGACCGACGCAGCGTTACGCGATCGAGGCGGTACGGCGCGGCTATGTCTTCATCGTCCAGAACGAACGCGGCCGTTATTTCTCCGAGGGTAAGTATGAGATCCTCGGCAAGCCGCAGACCGACGGTTACGACACGCTGAGCTGGATCGCGGCGCAGGGCTGGTCGAACGGCAAGATCGGCACGCTCGGCTGCTCCTCCTCGGCCGAATGGCAGCTTGCGCTCGCCGCGCAGAACCATCCCGCGCACGCCGCGATGGTGCCGATGGCGGCGGGCGCCGGGATCGGCAAGGTCGGCCGTTTCCAGGAACAGGGCAATTGGTACACCGGCGGCGTGCCGCGCAGCCTGTTCTTCGTCTGGCTCTATGGCGTCGACAATCCGGTCCGCGCCCAGCTTCCCGCCGACATTGACGAAGCGACGCGCGCCCGCGCCACGCTCAACAACGATCTCGCCGCGACCAAGCCCAAGGTCGATTGGAACAAGCACATCAAGCACCTGCCGGTCGACACCCTGCTGTCGAGCCTGGGCGAACCGCGGCAAACCTTCGACACACTGATCGCCCGCACGCCTGCCGACCCGGCGTGGCGCGAGGGCGGGCTCTATCATGACGACATGGGGTGGGGCGTGCCCGCGCTTTGGTTCAACAGCTGGTACGACGTCTCGATCGGCCCGAACCTCGAGCTGTTCAACCATGCCCGCGCGAGCACCACCGATGCCGAGGCTGCCGCGAACCAATATGCGGTGATCGCGCCCGTCACTCACTGCGGCTATGCGCGCCTCGGCAAGGACACGGTCGTTGGCGAGCGTTCGATGGGCGACACGAGTTTCGATGTCGATGGTGCGATCTTCGGCTGGTTCGATCGCTGGCTGAAGGCTAATAAAAAGGCCTTCCCCGACTCGACGCCGCACGTCCGCTATTTCGCGATGGGCGCGAACCAGTGGCGCAGCAATGAGAGCTGGCCGCCTAAAGGCACCAAGCCGCTGCGCCTCTATCTCGACAGCGGCGGCAATGCGAACAGCCTCAACGGCGATGGCCGCCTGGTCGCCAAGGCGCCCGGCGCCGATACCCCCGATCGTTTCCGTTACGATCCGATGAACCCGGTGCCGACGGTGGGCGGCGGCGACTGCTGCAACGGCGGCATCGTGATCCCGGGCGCGTTCGACCAGCGCAGGGTCGAGATTCGCGACGATGTCCTCGTCTATTCGACCGAGCCGCTGACCGAAGCGATCGAGGTGAGCGGTTTCGTCGATGCGCTGCTCAATGTGTCGTCGAGCGCGCCCGATACCGATTTTGCGTTGAAGCTGGTCGATGTCGCGCCCGACGGCACCGCATGGATCATCGGCGATACGATCTTTCGCGCGCGTTATCGCGAGGGGTTCGGCAAGCCGGCGATGATGCGTCCGGGCGAGGTCTATCCGATCAAGCCCTCGCCGATCGCGACGAGCATCCGCTTCGGCGTCGGCCACCGGATCCGCATCGAGGTCACCTCGTCGAACTTCCCCAAATTCGTGCGCAATCTCAACACCGGCGGGCCGAACGAGCGCGAGAGCAAGGGCGTCGTCGCGACGAACGTCGTCCACCACGCGCCGGGCCGCCTTTCCTATGTCGAACTGCCCGTGGTGCGCTGA
- the guaA gene encoding glutamine-hydrolyzing GMP synthase, whose product MPTPNSSAAPKADIGESILIVDFGSQVTQLIARRVREAGVYSEIVPFSAAEAALERMKPKGVILSGSPASVPAAGSPRAPQSIFDSGVPILGICYGQQVMSQQLGGQVEPGGADGERDGEFGRAFLTVTEPCVLFDGLWEVGERHQVWMSHGDRVTQFAPGFRIVAISDGAPFALIADDERRYYGTQFHPEVVHTPDGAKLIANFVRHVCGCSGEWTMAEFRATKIAEIRAQVGDQRVLCGLSGGVDSAVAAVLIHEAIGEQLTCVFVDHGLLRMNEREQVERLFRDHYNIPLVVVDAEERFMSGLAGLTDPEKKRKFIGAEFINVFEEEAKKIGGADFLAQGTLYPDVIESVSFTGGPSVTIKSHHNVGGLPERMNMKLVEPLRELFKDEVRLLGKELGLPDIFVGRHPFPGPGLAIRIPGEVSKDRCDILRKADAVYLEEIRNAGLYDAIWQAFAVLLPVKTVGVMGDGRTYDHVCALRAVTSTDGMTADIYPFDASFLSRCATRIINEVQGINRVVYDYTSKPPGTIEWE is encoded by the coding sequence ATGCCGACTCCCAACTCCTCCGCCGCCCCAAAAGCCGATATTGGCGAATCCATCCTGATCGTCGATTTCGGCAGCCAGGTGACCCAGCTCATCGCCCGCCGCGTCCGCGAGGCCGGCGTGTATAGCGAGATCGTCCCGTTCAGCGCTGCCGAGGCCGCGCTCGAACGGATGAAGCCCAAGGGCGTGATCCTGTCGGGCTCGCCCGCATCGGTTCCCGCCGCCGGCAGCCCGCGCGCGCCGCAATCGATCTTTGACAGCGGCGTACCGATCCTTGGCATCTGTTACGGCCAGCAGGTGATGAGCCAGCAGCTCGGCGGACAGGTCGAGCCGGGCGGCGCCGATGGCGAACGCGACGGCGAATTCGGCCGCGCCTTCCTGACCGTCACCGAACCCTGCGTCTTGTTCGACGGCCTGTGGGAGGTTGGCGAGCGTCACCAGGTGTGGATGAGCCACGGCGACCGCGTCACGCAGTTTGCCCCGGGCTTTCGCATCGTCGCGATCAGCGACGGCGCCCCCTTCGCGCTCATCGCCGACGACGAGCGCCGCTATTACGGCACGCAGTTCCACCCTGAGGTCGTCCACACCCCCGACGGCGCGAAGCTGATCGCCAACTTCGTCCGCCACGTCTGCGGCTGTAGCGGCGAATGGACGATGGCGGAATTCCGCGCCACCAAGATCGCGGAAATCCGCGCACAGGTCGGCGACCAGCGTGTGCTTTGCGGCCTGTCGGGCGGCGTCGACAGCGCGGTCGCCGCGGTGCTGATCCACGAAGCGATCGGCGAACAGCTCACCTGCGTCTTCGTCGACCATGGCCTGCTGCGCATGAATGAGCGCGAGCAGGTCGAGCGCCTGTTCCGCGACCATTACAACATCCCGCTCGTTGTCGTCGACGCCGAGGAGCGCTTCATGAGCGGCCTTGCGGGCCTCACCGACCCCGAAAAGAAGCGCAAGTTCATCGGCGCCGAATTCATCAATGTGTTCGAGGAAGAAGCGAAGAAGATTGGCGGCGCCGACTTCCTCGCGCAGGGCACGCTTTATCCCGACGTGATCGAATCGGTTTCGTTCACCGGCGGGCCGAGCGTCACGATCAAGAGCCATCACAATGTCGGTGGCCTGCCCGAACGCATGAACATGAAGCTGGTCGAGCCGCTGCGCGAGCTGTTCAAGGACGAGGTCCGCCTGCTCGGCAAGGAGCTGGGGCTCCCCGACATCTTCGTCGGCCGCCATCCGTTCCCCGGCCCCGGCCTCGCGATCCGCATCCCGGGGGAGGTCAGCAAGGATCGCTGCGACATCCTGCGCAAGGCCGACGCCGTCTATCTCGAAGAGATCCGCAACGCGGGGCTGTATGATGCGATCTGGCAGGCGTTCGCCGTCCTGCTGCCCGTCAAGACCGTCGGCGTGATGGGCGACGGGCGCACCTATGACCATGTCTGCGCGCTACGCGCGGTCACCTCGACTGACGGCATGACCGCCGACATCTATCCCTTCGACGCGAGCTTCCTCAGCCGCTGCGCGACGCGCATCATCAACGAGGTCCAAGGCATCAACCGCGTGGTGTACGACTATACTTCGAAGCCGCCGGGAACGATCGAGTGGGAGTAA
- a CDS encoding CocE/NonD family hydrolase, which translates to MHRGLIRYSLALLFGVVAGGAAMVQPAASPPAAVAPSLSEYEAQDVMIPMRDGVLLHAQVWRPKGHVGKLPILMTRSPYGFTKARIDTGLSKAGGYGELAEDKFIFVFQDIRGRFGSEGEFVNLRPLKKTADGIDEATDTYDSIDWLVKNLPGNNGKVGVFGVSYGGWTAAVATVNPHPALKAVTSQASPEDMFIGDDFLHNGAFRLDYAWSWVSALETDGRTMKAFDFGTDDAYDWYLKQSDLADMDRRLLGRSMPSWQNFVSHPNYDSFWRDSRTSHMMPAKVAVPNLIVAGWWDQEDFYGPMTIYANQEKGDDRGLNYLVVGPWNHGGWRGEGSKYGPFELGGPTGQWFRTSVELPWFRYWLKGVGKLDQPEAFVFQSGSNKWQRLSRWPAVEGKQRSLYLHPEGKLSFDAPKSRKGASSFVSDPANPVPYRDRAILKPFMRPESNWSTWIADDQAPFTKRKDVLFWQTEPLAEDVTVAGDIEARLFASTTGTDADWVVKLVDIYPSDAATPEDLRGRQRMIANDVFRGRFRASYEKPAAIKPGKALEYRIDLHSASHVFRKGHRIGVQVQSSWFPLIDRNPQTFVPNILKAKPGDYRAQTHSVFYSRDFPSSISMSVVPDAK; encoded by the coding sequence ATGCACAGAGGCTTGATCCGGTACAGCCTTGCGTTGCTGTTCGGCGTCGTTGCCGGGGGCGCGGCGATGGTTCAACCGGCGGCTAGTCCGCCGGCTGCCGTCGCCCCCAGCCTCTCGGAATATGAAGCGCAGGACGTGATGATTCCGATGCGCGACGGCGTCCTTCTGCACGCGCAGGTCTGGCGCCCGAAAGGCCATGTCGGGAAGCTCCCCATCCTGATGACGCGGTCGCCCTATGGCTTTACCAAGGCGCGCATCGACACCGGCCTCAGCAAGGCGGGGGGCTATGGCGAGCTGGCCGAGGACAAGTTCATCTTCGTCTTTCAGGACATTCGCGGCCGCTTCGGTTCCGAAGGCGAATTCGTAAATCTGCGGCCGCTCAAGAAGACCGCCGATGGCATCGACGAGGCGACCGACACCTATGACAGCATCGACTGGCTGGTAAAGAATCTGCCGGGCAACAATGGCAAGGTCGGTGTGTTCGGCGTGTCTTACGGCGGCTGGACGGCCGCAGTAGCGACGGTGAATCCGCACCCCGCATTGAAGGCGGTGACCTCGCAGGCGTCGCCCGAAGACATGTTCATCGGCGACGACTTCCTGCACAATGGCGCCTTCCGGCTCGACTACGCCTGGTCGTGGGTATCGGCGCTGGAGACCGACGGGCGGACGATGAAGGCGTTCGATTTCGGCACCGACGATGCCTATGACTGGTATCTGAAACAGTCGGACCTCGCCGACATGGATCGGCGGCTGCTCGGCCGTTCGATGCCCAGCTGGCAAAATTTCGTGTCGCATCCGAACTATGACAGCTTCTGGCGCGACAGCCGGACCTCGCACATGATGCCGGCAAAGGTTGCGGTCCCCAATCTGATTGTTGCCGGCTGGTGGGACCAGGAAGATTTTTACGGCCCCATGACGATCTACGCCAATCAGGAGAAAGGCGACGATCGCGGCCTGAACTATCTGGTCGTCGGGCCATGGAACCACGGCGGCTGGCGTGGCGAGGGCAGCAAATACGGCCCGTTCGAACTGGGCGGGCCGACGGGGCAGTGGTTTCGGACCTCGGTCGAGCTTCCCTGGTTTCGCTATTGGCTAAAGGGTGTCGGCAAGCTCGATCAGCCCGAAGCATTCGTCTTCCAGTCGGGCAGCAACAAGTGGCAGCGCCTTTCGCGCTGGCCCGCAGTCGAGGGCAAGCAGCGCAGCCTGTATCTGCATCCCGAAGGCAAGCTCTCCTTCGACGCGCCAAAGTCGCGCAAGGGCGCCAGTAGCTTCGTTTCGGATCCGGCGAACCCGGTCCCGTATCGCGACCGGGCGATACTGAAGCCGTTCATGCGGCCGGAATCGAACTGGTCGACCTGGATAGCCGACGACCAGGCGCCCTTTACGAAGCGCAAGGATGTATTGTTCTGGCAGACTGAGCCGCTGGCCGAGGATGTTACCGTCGCCGGCGACATCGAGGCGCGCCTGTTTGCCAGCACGACGGGCACCGACGCCGACTGGGTGGTCAAGCTGGTCGACATCTATCCATCCGACGCGGCGACGCCCGAGGATTTGCGCGGGCGGCAGCGGATGATCGCGAACGACGTGTTCCGCGGCCGCTTTCGCGCCAGCTATGAAAAGCCGGCGGCGATCAAGCCGGGCAAGGCGTTGGAATATAGGATCGACCTGCATTCGGCGTCGCATGTGTTTCGAAAAGGGCACCGTATCGGCGTGCAGGTGCAAAGCAGCTGGTTCCCGCTGATCGACCGCAACCCGCAGACCTTCGTACCCAATATCCTGAAAGCCAAACCAGGGGACTATCGCGCGCAGACGCATTCGGTCTTCTACTCGCGCGATTTCCCCTCCTCGATCTCTATGTCCGTCGTGCCCGACGCGAAGTAA
- a CDS encoding TonB-dependent receptor plug domain-containing protein, which translates to MRKDIYRLGYTLARGSSAAALAIGLFVAMPAAAQVATDTVAADGEEILVTGSRIARAGFDQPTPTTVIGEDELRLGARPNIQQVLNDLPQIRPTTTPTVSNGNTSTGTAPVDMRGLGSNRTLVLLDGRRFVGEGNLNFIPTNLVERVEVVTGGASAAWGSGAVAGVVNILLDKDYDGISVGGNVGTSSRGDGFRYGFDAKFGTSFADGRGHFIIGGEYVKDRGVIDRSTRPQLNSPDFIPSGTGSELVRDVNFGNVTLGGLITSGVLAGQTFNADGTLRAFDRGTGVGAAAFPTRMVGGADGINLYDTIPVSSPFERLSTYARLSYEVGDATFWVDASYARSLSNAPFFGDYTVGGALGLPYLTIQANNPYLSTAVRDQLAAAGETSFTFGRYFNDILQLQFRGERTSKEGAIGVNGTFGNGFRYKAWYSHGEVESEQKMGNSRLVRQFNNAINAVSSGGQIVCGINADADPTNNDPACQPLNPFGALNASPEARAYVTGAQQSFGTNKLDSVGGEIQGDLFSLWAGPVTVAVGAEARWEEQISSRDDFTIANASNFGILVFSTPTSGGFNVKEAFGEVLFPLLKLENAVEIDLSGAARYSDYSTSGGIWTWKAGGTARLFNDLLLRATRSRDIRSPGVGELFALRSINIGPLNDQDRDGRAAANPAYNPQPSTVTTFTGGNPNLVPEVSYTTAIGATYSPSFLRGFSASVDYYKIKIDGAVTALNGSNLTLLCSRGVTSACDAVTRDATGTVTQVAATQQNIASFETSGLDMEASYVTRLAAGGSIRLRALATYVDKLVFDTGVTRVETAGDVGDSVQRATPKWRGTLSATYEDDNVGFDIRARYIDGGNFDRTRTTLINNRISSRTYVDLGARFKIEDRFTLFGNVNNLFDRDPPLVTVNSTLYDVVGRYFTVGARVDF; encoded by the coding sequence ATGCGCAAGGATATTTACAGGCTCGGTTACACCCTCGCTCGCGGCAGCAGTGCTGCGGCGCTCGCAATCGGATTGTTCGTCGCCATGCCAGCCGCGGCCCAGGTGGCTACGGATACGGTCGCCGCCGATGGCGAAGAGATTCTCGTCACGGGGTCGCGCATCGCGCGCGCCGGTTTCGACCAGCCCACCCCCACGACGGTGATCGGTGAGGATGAATTGCGCCTTGGTGCGCGTCCGAACATCCAGCAGGTGCTGAACGACCTTCCGCAAATCCGCCCGACGACGACGCCGACCGTGTCGAACGGCAACACCTCGACCGGCACCGCGCCCGTCGACATGCGCGGTCTTGGTTCGAACCGCACGCTGGTGCTGCTCGACGGCCGCCGCTTCGTCGGCGAGGGCAATCTCAATTTCATCCCGACCAATCTGGTCGAGCGCGTCGAGGTCGTCACCGGCGGCGCATCGGCCGCCTGGGGCTCGGGCGCGGTCGCGGGCGTCGTCAACATCCTGCTCGACAAGGATTATGACGGCATTTCGGTTGGCGGCAATGTCGGCACGTCGTCGCGCGGCGACGGCTTCCGCTATGGGTTCGATGCGAAATTCGGCACCAGCTTCGCCGACGGGCGCGGCCATTTCATCATCGGCGGCGAATATGTCAAAGACCGCGGCGTGATCGACCGCAGCACGCGCCCGCAACTCAACAGCCCCGATTTCATCCCCTCGGGCACGGGGTCCGAACTGGTCCGCGACGTCAACTTCGGCAACGTCACGCTCGGCGGCCTCATCACCAGCGGCGTGCTCGCGGGGCAGACGTTCAACGCCGACGGCACGCTGCGCGCCTTCGATCGCGGCACGGGCGTCGGTGCAGCCGCCTTCCCGACCCGGATGGTCGGCGGCGCAGACGGCATCAATCTTTACGATACCATCCCCGTTTCTTCGCCCTTCGAGCGGCTGAGCACCTATGCCCGGCTGAGTTATGAGGTCGGCGATGCGACCTTTTGGGTCGACGCCAGCTATGCGCGCTCGCTGTCGAACGCGCCCTTCTTTGGCGATTATACGGTCGGCGGCGCGCTCGGCCTGCCGTACCTGACGATCCAGGCGAACAACCCCTATCTATCGACCGCGGTCCGCGATCAGCTCGCCGCCGCGGGCGAGACGAGCTTCACCTTCGGACGCTATTTCAACGACATATTGCAGCTGCAATTCCGCGGCGAGCGGACCAGCAAGGAAGGCGCGATCGGCGTCAACGGGACGTTCGGCAACGGCTTTCGGTATAAGGCCTGGTACAGCCATGGCGAGGTCGAAAGCGAGCAGAAGATGGGCAACTCGCGCCTTGTCCGGCAGTTCAACAATGCGATCAACGCGGTGTCGAGCGGCGGGCAAATCGTCTGCGGCATCAACGCCGACGCCGACCCGACCAACAACGATCCCGCCTGCCAGCCGCTCAATCCGTTCGGCGCCTTGAACGCGTCGCCCGAAGCGCGCGCCTATGTCACCGGCGCGCAGCAATCTTTCGGGACGAACAAGCTCGATTCGGTGGGCGGTGAAATTCAGGGCGATCTCTTCTCGCTGTGGGCTGGGCCGGTGACCGTTGCGGTCGGCGCCGAGGCGCGCTGGGAAGAACAAATCTCGTCGCGCGACGACTTCACGATCGCGAACGCCAGCAACTTCGGCATCCTCGTCTTCTCGACGCCCACCTCGGGCGGGTTCAATGTCAAGGAAGCGTTCGGCGAAGTCCTGTTCCCGCTGCTCAAACTCGAAAATGCGGTGGAGATCGATCTGAGCGGCGCGGCGCGCTATTCGGATTACAGCACCAGCGGCGGCATCTGGACGTGGAAAGCTGGCGGCACTGCCCGACTTTTCAATGACCTGCTGCTGCGGGCAACGCGGTCGCGCGACATTCGCTCGCCCGGCGTCGGCGAATTGTTCGCGCTCCGCTCGATCAATATCGGGCCGCTTAACGATCAGGACAGGGACGGGCGGGCCGCGGCGAACCCCGCCTATAACCCGCAACCGTCGACCGTGACGACATTCACCGGCGGCAACCCGAATCTCGTGCCTGAAGTGAGCTACACGACGGCAATCGGCGCAACCTATTCGCCGTCCTTCCTGCGTGGCTTCAGCGCGTCGGTCGACTATTACAAGATCAAGATCGACGGTGCGGTCACGGCGCTCAACGGATCGAACCTCACGCTCCTGTGTTCGCGCGGGGTCACCTCTGCTTGCGATGCCGTCACGCGCGATGCGACGGGGACGGTCACCCAGGTGGCGGCCACCCAGCAGAATATCGCTAGTTTTGAGACGAGCGGGCTCGACATGGAGGCGTCCTATGTCACCAGGCTGGCCGCCGGTGGCAGCATAAGGCTTCGCGCGCTCGCGACCTATGTCGACAAGCTGGTGTTCGATACCGGCGTTACCCGCGTCGAGACGGCGGGCGACGTGGGCGATTCGGTGCAGCGTGCGACGCCGAAGTGGCGCGGGACGCTCAGCGCAACCTATGAGGACGACAATGTCGGATTCGACATCCGCGCGCGCTATATCGACGGCGGCAATTTCGACCGGACGCGCACGACGCTGATCAACAACCGGATTTCGTCGCGGACCTATGTCGACCTTGGCGCGCGGTTCAAGATCGAGGATCGCTTCACATTGTTCGGCAATGTGAACAATCTGTTCGACCGCGATCCGCCGCTCGTCACCGTGAACAGCACGCTGTACGATGTCGTCGGACGCTACTTCACCGTCGGAGCGCGGGTCGATTTCTAA
- a CDS encoding dipeptidase yields MLFSRRQAICAAGAAIAAPLAAPYIARAQIQISPFTNRAYSKRAIELVQRAVVVDMLAPIKIDFDPSYYTKALSEKETADFRASGINAIHHAVGIGGPTAKEQALSFFAIWGNFVARNSHVFTGVDKFADILRAKQDGKVAVIMGLQNADHFLRPADVKTFYGIGQRCAQLTYNSQNRIGSGSTDRVDGGVSDFGVEIIKAMNEVGMLVDVSHSGDRTTLDAIEISPKPIAITHSNCRALIDHPRVKTDEAIKALAAKGGVMGITGVRNFVSKTDPTTIVNYVDHIDHVVKLVGIDHVGIGTDSDLYGYDDTSPEMNKMLRGAYKDSYAFREKIDIDGFDHPLKMFDLTDELLRRKYSDANILAVLGGNFQRLLTATWGG; encoded by the coding sequence ATGCTATTTTCTCGACGGCAGGCGATTTGCGCCGCGGGCGCGGCGATCGCCGCCCCCCTCGCCGCTCCCTATATCGCGCGGGCGCAAATCCAGATCAGCCCATTCACGAACCGCGCCTATTCGAAGCGCGCGATCGAGCTGGTCCAGCGCGCGGTCGTCGTCGACATGCTCGCGCCGATCAAGATCGACTTCGACCCCAGCTATTACACCAAGGCGCTGAGCGAGAAAGAAACCGCGGATTTTCGAGCCAGCGGCATCAATGCCATCCATCATGCGGTGGGCATCGGCGGCCCGACGGCGAAGGAACAGGCGCTCAGCTTCTTTGCGATCTGGGGCAATTTCGTCGCGCGCAACAGCCATGTCTTCACCGGCGTCGACAAGTTCGCCGACATCCTGCGCGCCAAGCAGGACGGCAAGGTCGCGGTGATCATGGGTTTGCAGAACGCCGACCATTTCCTGCGCCCGGCCGACGTCAAGACCTTCTATGGCATCGGGCAACGCTGCGCCCAGCTCACCTATAATTCGCAGAATCGCATCGGGTCGGGATCGACCGACCGCGTCGACGGCGGCGTCAGCGATTTCGGGGTCGAGATCATCAAGGCGATGAACGAGGTCGGCATGCTCGTCGACGTCTCGCACAGCGGCGACCGCACGACGCTCGACGCCATCGAGATTTCGCCAAAGCCGATCGCGATCACGCACAGCAATTGCCGCGCGCTGATCGATCACCCGCGCGTCAAGACCGACGAGGCAATCAAGGCGCTCGCCGCCAAGGGCGGGGTGATGGGCATCACCGGGGTGCGTAATTTCGTGAGCAAGACCGATCCGACGACGATCGTGAATTATGTCGACCATATCGACCATGTCGTGAAGCTGGTCGGGATTGACCATGTCGGCATCGGCACCGATTCCGACCTCTATGGCTATGACGACACCTCGCCCGAAATGAACAAGATGCTGCGCGGCGCCTATAAGGACAGCTACGCCTTTCGCGAAAAGATCGACATCGACGGTTTCGATCACCCGCTCAAGATGTTCGATCTGACCGACGAACTTCTCCGCCGCAAATATTCCGATGCGAATATCCTCGCGGTCCTCGGCGGCAATTTCCAGCGGCTGCTCACCGCAACCTGGGGCGGTTGA